One Glaciihabitans arcticus DNA window includes the following coding sequences:
- a CDS encoding LegC family aminotransferase gives MTLATGFVDAIRRVVGDAPQVGLHVPDIGEAEKRFVAECLDSTFVSSVGPFVTRFEEEIAAFTGARHAIAVSNGTSALHVSLVLAGVLPGDEVIVPSLSFIATANAVSHAGATPYFIDSDEETMGMSPAALEVALSSLRRDANGLTNPVTGNRVSAIVPMHTLGHPADILGLLTVADACGVPIVEDAAESLGSWVGEKHTGTFGLLGVLSFNGNKIVTTGGGGMILTDDPELARRAKHLTTTAKLPHAWEFEHDEVAWNYRMPNLNAAMGVAQLTKLDGYLAAKREIAARYAANFADIPGLTFMGEPAGTTSNYWLCAVRVDGADLELRDELLRASNDDGLQCRPFWNLLSEQRMYSSCPKGDLTVATRLHASVISIPSSPAILG, from the coding sequence ATGACCCTCGCCACTGGTTTCGTCGACGCGATCCGCAGGGTCGTCGGCGACGCCCCGCAGGTCGGACTGCACGTTCCCGACATCGGCGAGGCGGAGAAGCGCTTCGTGGCCGAGTGCCTCGACTCGACCTTCGTCTCCTCGGTCGGCCCGTTCGTCACGCGCTTCGAGGAGGAGATCGCCGCCTTCACCGGTGCCCGCCACGCGATCGCCGTCTCCAACGGCACCTCCGCGCTGCACGTATCGCTCGTGCTCGCGGGCGTACTGCCCGGCGACGAGGTCATCGTGCCGAGCCTCTCGTTCATCGCCACCGCCAACGCCGTCTCGCACGCGGGAGCGACGCCCTACTTCATCGACTCCGATGAAGAGACGATGGGGATGTCCCCAGCCGCCCTCGAGGTGGCCCTCTCGTCGCTGCGGCGCGACGCCAACGGACTCACCAATCCCGTCACCGGCAACCGGGTCAGCGCGATCGTGCCGATGCACACCCTCGGTCACCCGGCCGACATCCTCGGGCTCCTCACCGTCGCGGACGCCTGCGGCGTGCCCATCGTCGAGGATGCCGCCGAGTCGCTCGGCAGCTGGGTAGGCGAGAAGCACACCGGTACCTTCGGACTGCTCGGCGTGCTGAGCTTCAACGGCAACAAGATCGTCACCACGGGCGGCGGTGGAATGATCCTGACCGACGATCCCGAGCTGGCCCGCCGTGCCAAGCACCTCACCACCACGGCCAAGCTGCCGCACGCGTGGGAGTTCGAGCACGATGAAGTGGCCTGGAACTACCGCATGCCCAACCTCAATGCCGCGATGGGTGTCGCCCAGCTCACGAAGCTCGACGGCTACCTCGCTGCGAAGCGGGAGATCGCCGCACGGTATGCCGCGAACTTCGCCGACATCCCGGGCCTGACCTTCATGGGCGAGCCCGCGGGAACTACGAGCAACTACTGGTTGTGCGCGGTGCGCGTCGACGGCGCCGACCTCGAGCTGCGCGACGAGCTGCTGCGCGCGAGCAACGACGACGGCCTGCAGTGCCGCCCGTTCTGGAACCTGCTGAGCGAGCAGCGCATGTACAGCTCCTGCCCGAAGGGCGACCTGACCGTCGCGACCCGCCTGCACGCGAGCGTCATCTCCATCCCCAGTTCTCCGGCGATCCTCGGCTGA
- a CDS encoding acetyltransferase gives MKPTVVMLGAGGHAGVLLEILLEQGIPLEGYIAPSAEGSRLGNVPWLGPDAALDGLDAASVSLVNGLGLAKASTARGTVFENARALGFTFLTIVDATAIVKASADLGEGAQVLAGAIVGTGARIGADTIINTGAIVDHDCVVGPHAHIATGAALAGGVTVGAGSHIGLGARVIQGITVGSGSTIGAGAVVLSDVADRSTAVGVPATSRSST, from the coding sequence ATGAAGCCAACGGTGGTGATGCTCGGTGCGGGCGGGCACGCGGGCGTGCTCCTCGAGATCCTGCTCGAGCAGGGGATTCCGCTGGAGGGCTACATCGCGCCCTCCGCTGAGGGGAGCCGGCTCGGGAACGTGCCGTGGCTGGGACCCGACGCCGCCCTCGACGGGCTGGACGCGGCATCCGTCTCGCTCGTCAACGGCCTGGGGCTGGCGAAGGCCTCGACGGCGCGCGGCACGGTGTTCGAGAACGCCCGCGCGCTCGGCTTCACATTTCTGACGATCGTGGATGCCACGGCGATCGTCAAGGCGAGTGCCGACCTCGGCGAGGGCGCCCAGGTGCTCGCCGGTGCCATCGTCGGCACGGGTGCCCGCATCGGCGCTGACACGATCATCAACACGGGGGCAATCGTCGACCACGACTGCGTGGTCGGACCGCACGCCCACATCGCGACGGGGGCAGCCCTTGCCGGCGGAGTCACCGTCGGCGCCGGCTCGCACATCGGGCTCGGCGCTCGGGTGATACAGGGCATCACGGTAGGCTCGGGAAGCACAATCGGAGCAGGCGCAGTCGTCCTCTCGGATGTGGCCGACCGGTCCACGGCAGTGGGGGTTCCCGCCACCAGCCGCTCCAGCACCTGA
- the neuC gene encoding UDP-N-acetylglucosamine 2-epimerase, whose translation MTTARRICVLTGTRADYGLLRGLVRAIEASPLAELQLLVTGTHLSGEHGATTAEIAADGIAPASSVRIWSGDDSALGAAVDTGGAITAFSRALDELAPDVLVILGDRLEALAAATAATILGIPVAHIHGGEITEGAMDDALRHAITKLAFLHFTSTEDHRRRVIQLGESPERVFFFGAPVVDALAELDLLGRAALEERFGIDLSGPTVLMTFHPAGMDVLPADELFDELLAALEATDLHLIFTGTNSDIGSAGIRAAMAAFVAAHPDRVDFVESFGQLGYLSTMALVDVVTGNSSSTVLEAPVLGIPSVLVGDRQAGRPIGASVLVPAPDREAIRVTIERAASAEFRAESTGSPSPFGEPGFARRTLAELLAHDIPRPPRKKFHDLKDSQ comes from the coding sequence GTGACGACCGCGCGCAGGATCTGCGTTCTCACCGGCACCCGCGCCGACTACGGTCTGCTGCGCGGGCTGGTGCGCGCGATCGAGGCGTCACCGCTCGCGGAGCTTCAGCTGCTCGTCACGGGCACCCACCTCTCCGGTGAGCATGGTGCGACGACCGCCGAGATCGCCGCGGACGGCATCGCGCCGGCGTCCTCCGTTCGGATCTGGTCGGGGGATGACTCGGCGCTCGGTGCCGCGGTCGACACGGGAGGCGCGATCACCGCGTTCTCCCGCGCTCTCGACGAGCTCGCCCCCGACGTGCTGGTGATCCTCGGAGACCGACTCGAGGCGCTGGCCGCGGCCACCGCTGCGACGATCCTCGGCATTCCGGTCGCGCACATCCACGGCGGCGAGATCACCGAGGGTGCCATGGATGACGCCCTGCGCCACGCCATCACCAAACTCGCCTTCCTGCACTTCACCTCCACCGAGGACCACCGCCGTCGCGTGATCCAGCTCGGGGAGTCGCCCGAGCGCGTGTTCTTCTTCGGTGCTCCCGTCGTCGACGCCCTCGCGGAGCTCGATCTGCTCGGCCGAGCCGCACTCGAGGAGCGCTTCGGCATCGACCTCTCCGGCCCGACAGTTCTGATGACCTTCCACCCGGCGGGCATGGACGTGCTTCCCGCGGACGAGCTCTTCGATGAACTGCTCGCCGCCCTTGAGGCCACCGACCTGCACCTCATCTTCACGGGCACCAACTCCGACATCGGGAGCGCGGGCATCCGTGCGGCGATGGCCGCCTTCGTGGCCGCCCACCCCGACCGCGTCGACTTCGTCGAGTCGTTCGGCCAGCTCGGCTACCTCAGCACGATGGCCCTCGTCGATGTCGTGACCGGCAACTCGTCGAGCACGGTGCTCGAGGCGCCTGTGCTGGGCATCCCCTCCGTGCTCGTGGGGGACCGCCAGGCCGGGCGCCCCATCGGCGCGAGCGTGCTCGTTCCCGCGCCCGATCGCGAGGCGATCCGGGTCACGATCGAACGGGCCGCCTCGGCGGAGTTCCGCGCGGAGAGCACCGGCAGCCCCTCGCCGTTCGGTGAACCGGGCTTCGCCCGACGCACCCTTGCAGAATTGCTGGCGCACGACATCCCGCGCCCGCCTCGAAAGAAGTTCCACGATCTAAAGGACAGTCAATGA
- a CDS encoding N-acetylneuraminate synthase family protein: protein MTTDLLIIAEAGVNHNGSLDRALEMVDVAADAGADVIKFQTFSADKLARKDAQLAEYQKTSDGDTRSQWDLLKGLELSHSDFLAIRERCAERGIVFLSTGFDLDELRFLVTEIEIPMVKIASGDLTFAPMLFDAGLTGLPVILSTGMADLAEIEKALGFIAVGFGVKHGLLDADAVPTAATRELAWNNDAIRALLVGNVTILHCTTQYPAPLEILNLRAMVTISEAFGIPVGYSDHSLGGVASTIAVSLGATVIEKHFTLDKELEGPDHAASLDVPELNAFVARLREVGVALGSPVKACQPEEVSNRAAVRRSLVARVPIAAGETITADHLESRRPGAGRTSFDFYEVVGTAAQQDYAVGEYLG from the coding sequence ATGACCACCGACCTGCTCATCATCGCCGAGGCCGGCGTCAACCACAACGGGTCGCTCGACCGCGCGCTGGAGATGGTCGACGTCGCGGCGGACGCCGGTGCCGACGTGATCAAGTTCCAGACCTTCTCGGCCGACAAGCTCGCCCGCAAGGACGCCCAACTCGCCGAGTACCAGAAGACCTCCGACGGTGACACCCGCAGCCAGTGGGACCTGCTCAAGGGTCTCGAGCTGAGCCACAGCGACTTCCTCGCCATTCGCGAGCGGTGCGCCGAGCGCGGCATCGTGTTCCTCTCCACAGGGTTCGACCTCGATGAGCTTCGCTTCCTGGTGACCGAGATCGAGATCCCGATGGTCAAGATCGCGTCGGGTGACCTGACCTTCGCGCCCATGCTGTTCGACGCCGGGCTCACCGGCCTGCCGGTGATCCTCTCGACCGGAATGGCCGACCTCGCCGAGATCGAGAAGGCACTCGGCTTCATCGCCGTGGGCTTCGGAGTGAAGCACGGACTTCTCGACGCTGATGCCGTTCCCACGGCAGCCACGCGCGAACTCGCGTGGAACAACGACGCGATCCGCGCGCTTCTCGTGGGCAATGTGACGATCCTGCACTGCACGACCCAGTACCCGGCGCCGCTGGAGATCCTCAACCTGCGGGCCATGGTCACGATCTCCGAGGCCTTCGGCATTCCGGTCGGCTATTCCGACCACTCGCTCGGCGGTGTCGCCTCGACCATTGCCGTGTCTCTTGGCGCGACGGTCATCGAGAAGCACTTCACGCTCGACAAGGAACTCGAGGGACCGGATCACGCCGCCTCCCTCGACGTGCCCGAGCTGAACGCCTTCGTCGCCCGACTGCGTGAGGTGGGCGTGGCGCTCGGCAGCCCCGTCAAGGCGTGCCAGCCTGAGGAGGTGTCGAACCGTGCAGCGGTGCGCCGCAGCCTCGTCGCCCGCGTACCCATCGCGGCGGGGGAGACCATCACTGCGGACCACCTCGAGAGCCGCCGCCCCGGCGCCGGCCGCACCTCCTTCGACTTCTACGAGGTCGTCGGCACCGCAGCACAGCAGGATTATGCCGTCGGCGAGTACCTTGGCTGA